The following DNA comes from Flammeovirgaceae bacterium.
CCGGCCTTCGAGGCGGCCCGCGTTGAGGAACTGATGACCATCGGCCATGACATTCGCGTGTGGGAAGAACACGAAAGCCCTTACAAGCAAGTGGCCAATATTTTCAAAGACTTGGGGATTTCCACCGGCACCGTAGCCATGGAAGAAAGGGTTAGGTTTTTTCTCTTCGATGGCGTAAGAAAGGAAGCGCCCAACCTCACCTACGTCAGCGGTGATCCGGTTACCATCCCCTGCCGCATGTTCAAGTCCCCGGCCGAACTAGCCTTGATGCAACGCGCCAATGACATTACGTTACGGGTGCATAAGATTTGCACCGGCATGCTTGAAGAAGGCATGACCCCACAAGACTTTCAGGCCCTGTTTACGGAAGTACATAAACGGCTTGGTGCACGTGGCGGGTGTATTGTCAATTTTGGGGAAGCTTCCGCTTATCCACATGGTAGTATTCAACAACAATACCTTAAAAAGGGAGACATCATCATCATGGATGGTGGATGCAATGTCGGTGGGTACCAATCTGATATTACCAGAACGGTGGTATTTGGTGCAGAACCTACCGCCCGGCAGCGCGAAGTATGGAACCTGGAAAAGGAGTCCCAAACGGCAGGTTTTGCTGCGGCTAAATTGGGCGATCCTTGCGAGAATGTTGATATTGCCGCCAGAAAAGTGTTAGTAGATGCGGGTTATGGCCCAGGCTATAAACTTCCGGGCCTGCCGCACCGTACCGGCCATGGTATTGGCATGGATGGCCACGAATGGGGCAACATGGTATTAGGGAACAAGCAACCCCTTATGCCGGGCATGTGCTTTAGCATTGAACCTAACATTTCCATCTATGGCGAGTTTGGTGTCCGCCTGGAAGACTGTGCCTACATGACAGAAGAAGGTGTGAAATGGTTTACCCCCCAAAGTGAATCCATCGATGATCCTTTCAAAGGTGTGGCGTAAAGAAATGTCTTGACTTACTTAAATACAGGCTTGTGCAAACAAACCCTTTGAGGTATTCCAAAGGGTTTGTTACTTTTAGTGGATAACCCTTTACCACAATGAAATACTTCCTGCTCATCACCGCCCTTATTTTTAGTGGCTATAATTCCTATGGCACCACCTCCCTTCAAAGGGATACCATCGTACAAGCATCATCGCAAATTGCTTCGTTTGATGTGGAAAAAGCCACGCAAGCGTATTTGGACACGCTTACACCAGCCCAAAAAGAAAAATCCGATTCCTATTTTGAGGGTGGTTATTGGCTGCAACTGTGGGGCCTGCTCTACGCGATAGTGGTGGCCTGGGCCTTTCTGTCAAAGGGCCTTTCCACAAAAATAAAGGCCATTGCGGCAAAGGCAAAAAACATAAACCTTCAAAACGCGATATACCTGGTTCTGTACTTCATGGCCGCGTACGTATTGGCTTTTCCCATTAATTATTACGAAAATTTTTTCCGCGAGCACCAATACGGCCTTTCCAACCTTTCCTTTGGGGCTTGGATGGGGGAAGAAATGATCGGATTGGCCCTGATGGCCATCTTTGGCACCCTGGCTTTGGTGGTCCTTTACATGACCATGCGAAAGGCCAAGGAAAAATGGTGGATATGGGGAGGGCTTGTCACCTTTTGCTTTATGGTGTTTTTCATGTTCATCGCACCGGTTTTCATCAGCCCCCTTTTCAATGACTACAAGCCACTCGAAGAAGGCCCTGTGCGGGAGTCCATATTGTCCATGGCCAGGGCAAACAGCGTGCCCGCGGACAATGTCTATCAATTTGATGCCTCCAGGCAAAGCGACAGGATAAGTGCGAATGTGAGCGGCATAGGCAGTACCATCCGCGTTTCCTTAAACGACAACTTGCTCAACCGGTGCACGCCCGCAGAAATAAAGGCCGTCATGGGCCATGAGCTTGGCCACTATGTGCTGAACCACGGGCCGGAAGACCTCATCTACCTTACCCTTATAATTATCATTGGCTTTGCCTTTGTGAATTGGTCATTCCAAAAGGCCATACAAAAGTGGGGGGCCAGGTGGAGCGTACAGGGGATATCCGATGTGGCCGGATTCCCTCTATTTGTCGTGCTCTTTTCCATCTATTTTTTCCTGGCGACACCTTTTGTCAACAGTGTTGTAAGAAGTGCCGAGATGGAAGCCGATGTATTTGGCCTCAATGCCGCGCGTGAACCCGATGGGTTCGCTTCGGTGGCCATGAAATTATCCGAGTATCGAAAAATCAACCCGGGGTATTGGGAGGAAATCATCTTTTTTGACCACCCCAGTGGGCATACCCGTGTGCTCACGGCCATGAAATGGAAAGCGGAAAACCTTCACAACAGCCCATAAAGCCATTCGCTCCTTAATGAATTGACCGGGTTGGCCATTGCCGCTTTAAGGCATTGAAAGTGATGGTGGCACTGACGATCAGCAATACAATGCCTGCCAACGTGTTAAGGCCTGGGTAGCAGCCCCGCCTTAACTTCCTTCCTGATAAGGTTTTGGGGGGAATTTTTTCAGTGCAATGGCGATGCCTTTGCGAATATTCCTTTCGGACAAGTCGGGATGAACGTCCATGTACCCAATGGCCTCGGAACGCCATACCATCCTGCCTTCAGATTTATCGACCATGTGTATTACAATGGTCCCTTTTAAATAGTTGATCACCTCTTGGTCGGGGAAGGGCTTGAATTCATAAATATTGTCATCACCACGATGGTAGATGATGGAAGATTCGTTCTTCACGGAAATATGGAAGTCTATCAGCAGGTCGGGATTGTTGTTGTCCTCGGTAAATCCCTTGGCATTCATTTCCGCTACGATGGACTCCTTTATCTTTTCCCTCAGCAAACTGTCGTTGAGGTAAGTAGGGCCGGTGTAGGTAAACTCGCAACCGTTGAGCCAGCAGAATGTTTTGTATTTTGAAAAATCAACATGCCTGTCATAAGTGGAATGGACCTTTATGCTGCAGGAAGCCGTGAGCATGGCCAAGGCCCCCATAAGGATATAAATGCTTCTCATTGTTTTGGTTTTTACCAAAGTTAAGGATGCAAGCCCTCAAAACCACTGATATTCGTCATGGGAAAACAGGCCATGCACCGCGCATGATAAGGGCATGCAGGCAACCAAACACACGCCATGGTCGTATTAGTGTAAGCGATAACCTTACTGTTCCATGAAAAACGCCATCCTCCTTTCCTTCATCTTTTCTGCCTGTGCTGCTTTCGGACAGGATTTGCTCGTGTCCCCGGCCTGGGTCAACGAACATCAACATGATCCCAATATCGTTATCCTGCAGGTAAACAGGATGAAACTTGATTATGAAAGTGGGCACATTCCCGGTGCAAGGTTTCTGTGGAACGGATGGCTGGCCCCCGATACGCCCGATGGGAACATGAATGCCATTGACATAAAAAACGGGGAAAAGGCGCTGCGTTCATTGGGCATTAACAACGACTCGCACATTGTTGTTTGTTTTTACAAAAACGATGTGACCGTGACCGCCAGGATGTTTTTGATGCTTGAATACTTTGGCCTGAAAGGCAACGTGTATTGGCTGGACGGAGGATTGGAGGCCTGGAAAGCCGCAGGTTACCCGGTGTCAACGGAGAGCCCGGTGTTTAAGAAAGGTAGGTTCAAGGCCCATCCCCTTCCCATAATCGTGGACAAGGATTATGTAAAAAACAAACTGGATGCCCCTGGCACCTCCATTGTGGACGCACGGTTCAAAAGGTTTTACGATGGGGACCCGGTGGGCTATCCGCGCAACGGCCATATCAAGGGAGCGAAGAATATCCCTTACAATGAAATGGTGGATGACCAAAACGTTTTTAAAAGCAAGGAAGACCTAGCTGCCTACTTTAACCCCATATCCACCAACAAAGAAAATGAGATTGTCATGTATTGTTTCATAGGACAGACAGCAAGTGTTGTCTATCTGGCAGGCCGGCTGTTGGGTTATCCCATGAAACTGTACGATGGTTCCATGGAAGAGTGGAGCAGGATTCCTGAATTGCCGGTTGAGACAACCCCCAAAGAAGAGGATAAAAAGTAGCGGCCTATTTGACCAACTTTCCGTTTTCCACCCACACATCGTCCCCCACTTTCACCGTGGCATCTGAAAAGAAATTCCAACGGACATATCCACCTGTTACTTTTCCACCCAACTCTGTATTGTCACCCAGCGATAGCCTGACTACTCCTGCACCGTAGCCGTAGTAGGGTATCCATGGGTTGTTATCGGGGATGGCCAACAACGGGTTAAAGCCCAGGGCAAACTCACGAAATGACCGTGCAGCTTCTCCGCCTTCATTCATTTCTGCATTTACGGCTTCAAGATTTTTGGCGGCATTCACTTCCGTCACCTTGCCTGCCTTTATAGTAACCTTAACCCCCTCCGCCATTTGATTATTCCACTGGGAATCTGGAAAGGCGATTACCCCTTCCACACTCTCTTCTATCGGGGCCACCCGGATGGCCCCTGAGGGAAGTTCAACTTCCCTGTCGATCAAGGTAACGGCCTTGGCCATGTGCGATAAAGAAGCATCCCCGTCCTGCTTGGTGACCTGCCTGTCGCCAATCCTAAATTTGATGTCCGTTCCGGCTGGCGTTGTTACCTGCACCCACTTGTCCCTCATGGCCTCTTCAAACTGTTGTTGCCTGGCAGCCAACCCAGGATAATTAGTCTTTAACAACACGTTCTCATAAAACACATCCACGGCACTGTCCGGCTCAAATAGTTGCCCGTTCATATCATAGGCACCGGCCCAGTGAAAATGAATGGTCCTGCTTTTTCCCTGCCTCAACACTTCCTGCATGCCAGCATACACTTTATCCACGGGCGTGGCACCGGGCAACATGATGCCCAAATCAACGGTGCTGAGAAACAACGGGAGTTCTTCCCCGTCCATTCTTTTCAAGGTGGCTGTAAAGTCGGTCTGCCATGCCGCTGGCTGCACCGAATCGATGCTATATGTGCCCAAATAGGATGCGCCTGCCTTCTCAATTCCTGCTTTTAATAAGGGTATAAGCGGATCAAACCTACCGGGATGTCCTACCAGCAAAACCTGCTCTCCGGCTTGCAATTGAGATCGCTCAACTAATTTGTCCGCTATGGCCTGCCAGTTCAGGTAGGAGGCGGCCGGCCCACTCCCCTGCTCCTGGGTTCCGCGCGGTTGACAACCCAAAAAGATCAGCACCAAAAAACAAATAGGGTAGTTTTTCATAGCTGGGAAATTCATTTGTCCATTCAAGGTAACGCAATCCCATCTAAAGCAAAAGGGCAAAGATGGAATGTCATTTCAATTTTGAATTTTGAATGATTTTTTTGATGATGCCCGTGTAATACTGGCCAAAATAAGGGCCAACCCAATTCAGCACCCTGACTTCCTCGGCATCGCTCGTTTGATAATGGGTATCCTTGCTTATATAACCCGTGTAGTCCCCATTAAAACTGGTAATGATAAGCTTCAGTCCATTTTGTGCGGCCAGCGCCTCCAGTCCTTCCGTGGCCGTTATTTCACCGGAGAAGTCACAGGACATGCCCAGCATCAATACATCCCCTATCTGAAGTATGGTAATCCTTCCTTCCAGGGGCCTGCTTATCCATTTGAAAACCCAGTCGCGAAGTTTGAAATTCCGTGAGAGCCTTAACTGGGAACTGCCATGTTCAATTTTCAATTCCCCATAACTGATGTTCACCACATTCCCTAGCGGCACCTGGGCCGCCTGTCGAATTGGGGGCGTGAAAAGCCCTCCTGAAATTTTAAGCAGGTCAAAATCAAATATCTTTTTATACCCTTTAAATTTCTGGCTCCCAAGGGGGCCAGCCATAAATTCCGCAAAGGCATAATCGCCTGAAAGCCGCCTGGCCACCTCACCGGGGTAGTCGGCCGAAAGGGCGGTAAGGTTTTTTGAAATGATTGTAGGGTGGGCGCCAAAGGTGAACAATATTCCCTGCGACCCGTCACTCCTGGCTACCCTTAGGCCCCTGGCCTCACCATCAACTTTTGCCGATGAGTCAAGCCTGTTGGACACGTATTGGCCCAAGTCGGCCTCCCAATAACTTAATGTGGCGGGCTTCCTTGAGGATTTGGCCTTCGCCATATGCGCCACCGTGCTGTCGGCCAACGACTCCATCCATTTCTGGTCATAACTTCCCATCAGGACTGCCCCCAGCAAAGAGGGGTCCCACCCCCCTACACTGGTGTGGGTATGGGTGGCGGAAAAGTAAAGCAGGCCTTGACCGGGGGGCAGCCGGCTGTTGATCATATCTTTTAAGGCAGGGGGAAAAATGAGGAGGCCTGCAGATATCAGATAGGCCGTCACCGCCCCATTGTCTATGGCCATGACTTTTATGTATACCGAATCATGCACCTCGGTGAAGTTGCCACGTGGCTTGTAACCCGCCATCGGCATGGGGTGGCCCGGCACAATGGAGAACTGGCTCCATCCTACCTGAAGGGTATCGGATGCCGGAAAAGGCCGCAGTTTAAACGAATCCAACCTTGCCTGCATCCTTGCATAAAAGGGTTGTTCCTTAAGGGGAGTGTAGTCAATGGGGGCAACGAGGGAGGCCACAAACAATAAGATCACTGTGGCAGTGATCAAAATAATTTTTAACGGCTCCTTAAACTTCACGGTTTAAAATAGTTTTTTTTCCGGCAATGCCACAATGGGGCCGCAAGATAAAAAATAGTACGTAAAGGGGTTTTATTCCACCACCAGCCTAAATACCTGACGGTGGTTTTACCAGCAATGAAAATATTGCCATCGCGTCCATGTAATTCTAATTGCATTTATTTGGATTTAAAAATACTTTGTTGCCAGAATGTTCAAACCTACATATCCTATGAGATTCTTACCCATCAGCACGCTTATTGCCCTTTTTGTGCTGGGCATGGCAAACAGCAATGCCAATGCGCAAAGCCAAAAACCGGTTATCGATCCCTCCTATTACAACAACCTCACCTGGCGCAATATCGGCCCCAACCGCGGTGGCCGGTCGCTTAGCTCCATGGGCAGCCCGGGGAGGACCAATGAATACTACTTTGGGGCCACCGGTGGCGGCCTCTGGAAAACGGTTGATGGTGGAAATGAATGGTTCCCCGTGACCGATGGGCAAATCCATTCCTCCTCCATCGGGGCCGTGGCCGTGGCCGAAACCAATCCGGATATCGTGTACATAGGGGGAGGGGAAACCCAACTCAGGGGCAGCATCACACAAGGGGAAGGCGTATATAAAACCACCGATGGGGGAAAAACATGGAGGCCGCTGGGGCTTAAAGACACCCAGGCCATTTCACGCATTAGAATTCATCCCACCAACCCTGATATTGTATATGTATCCGCCCTGGGCCATCCTTATGGCGACAACGAAGAGCGCGGGGTCTTTAAATCCACCGATGGTGGCAACACCTGGAAAAAAATACTC
Coding sequences within:
- a CDS encoding M48 family metallopeptidase, with protein sequence MKYFLLITALIFSGYNSYGTTSLQRDTIVQASSQIASFDVEKATQAYLDTLTPAQKEKSDSYFEGGYWLQLWGLLYAIVVAWAFLSKGLSTKIKAIAAKAKNINLQNAIYLVLYFMAAYVLAFPINYYENFFREHQYGLSNLSFGAWMGEEMIGLALMAIFGTLALVVLYMTMRKAKEKWWIWGGLVTFCFMVFFMFIAPVFISPLFNDYKPLEEGPVRESILSMARANSVPADNVYQFDASRQSDRISANVSGIGSTIRVSLNDNLLNRCTPAEIKAVMGHELGHYVLNHGPEDLIYLTLIIIIGFAFVNWSFQKAIQKWGARWSVQGISDVAGFPLFVVLFSIYFFLATPFVNSVVRSAEMEADVFGLNAAREPDGFASVAMKLSEYRKINPGYWEEIIFFDHPSGHTRVLTAMKWKAENLHNSP
- a CDS encoding sulfurtransferase — protein: MKNAILLSFIFSACAAFGQDLLVSPAWVNEHQHDPNIVILQVNRMKLDYESGHIPGARFLWNGWLAPDTPDGNMNAIDIKNGEKALRSLGINNDSHIVVCFYKNDVTVTARMFLMLEYFGLKGNVYWLDGGLEAWKAAGYPVSTESPVFKKGRFKAHPLPIIVDKDYVKNKLDAPGTSIVDARFKRFYDGDPVGYPRNGHIKGAKNIPYNEMVDDQNVFKSKEDLAAYFNPISTNKENEIVMYCFIGQTASVVYLAGRLLGYPMKLYDGSMEEWSRIPELPVETTPKEEDKK
- a CDS encoding aminopeptidase, which produces MNFPAMKNYPICFLVLIFLGCQPRGTQEQGSGPAASYLNWQAIADKLVERSQLQAGEQVLLVGHPGRFDPLIPLLKAGIEKAGASYLGTYSIDSVQPAAWQTDFTATLKRMDGEELPLFLSTVDLGIMLPGATPVDKVYAGMQEVLRQGKSRTIHFHWAGAYDMNGQLFEPDSAVDVFYENVLLKTNYPGLAARQQQFEEAMRDKWVQVTTPAGTDIKFRIGDRQVTKQDGDASLSHMAKAVTLIDREVELPSGAIRVAPIEESVEGVIAFPDSQWNNQMAEGVKVTIKAGKVTEVNAAKNLEAVNAEMNEGGEAARSFREFALGFNPLLAIPDNNPWIPYYGYGAGVVRLSLGDNTELGGKVTGGYVRWNFFSDATVKVGDDVWVENGKLVK
- a CDS encoding DUF4136 domain-containing protein, with product MRSIYILMGALAMLTASCSIKVHSTYDRHVDFSKYKTFCWLNGCEFTYTGPTYLNDSLLREKIKESIVAEMNAKGFTEDNNNPDLLIDFHISVKNESSIIYHRGDDNIYEFKPFPDQEVINYLKGTIVIHMVDKSEGRMVWRSEAIGYMDVHPDLSERNIRKGIAIALKKFPPKPYQEGS
- a CDS encoding aminopeptidase P family protein, with protein sequence MALKRRDFIKLSAGTTAGAAFLAACNTSPTAAKQASPLDGLKSMTDDIVPISVEERMARIEKAQRLMAGNKIDALFLDGGTSMKYFTGISWGTSERMMSAIIPAKGEVKYVSPAFEAARVEELMTIGHDIRVWEEHESPYKQVANIFKDLGISTGTVAMEERVRFFLFDGVRKEAPNLTYVSGDPVTIPCRMFKSPAELALMQRANDITLRVHKICTGMLEEGMTPQDFQALFTEVHKRLGARGGCIVNFGEASAYPHGSIQQQYLKKGDIIIMDGGCNVGGYQSDITRTVVFGAEPTARQREVWNLEKESQTAGFAAAKLGDPCENVDIAARKVLVDAGYGPGYKLPGLPHRTGHGIGMDGHEWGNMVLGNKQPLMPGMCFSIEPNISIYGEFGVRLEDCAYMTEEGVKWFTPQSESIDDPFKGVA